The nucleotide window TGCCGGACACCCCTTCGTCGGTGCCGGCAACGGATGGCTCGGGCGGGCCCGCTGCACCGACGGGAATGCGTACGGTCCGCGCACCCTCACCATCGCCGTCGTCGTCGCCATGGTCTGCGCGGCGTTGGCGGCCGCCGTGGGAGCCCGCCCCGAGCTGGTGGTCTGGCTGCTGCTCACCCCCGTTAGCGTGCTACTCGCCGCCGTCGACTTTGCGGCACACCGGCTGCCCGACGTGCTCACGTTGCCGCTCGCCGCGGCGGCGCTTGTGCTGCTCGGTGGTGCCTCGTTGCTCCCCGATGCCGAAGGGAGCTGGACGCCCGCGCTGCTCGGTTCCCTCCTTCTGGGAGCCTGCTTCTTGGTGCTCTTCCTCATCAGCAAGGGCTTCGGGTTCGGTGATGTGAAACTCGCCCTCGTGCTGGGCGCTGTCCTGGGCTGGTACGGCTGGC belongs to Streptomyces graminofaciens and includes:
- a CDS encoding prepilin peptidase, with the translated sequence MFWIITAAALWGAGTGVLIPRAAYRLSVPPDEPWRTACPAGHPFVGAGNGWLGRARCTDGNAYGPRTLTIAVVVAMVCAALAAAVGARPELVVWLLLTPVSVLLAAVDFAAHRLPDVLTLPLAAAALVLLGGASLLPDAEGSWTPALLGSLLLGACFLVLFLISKGFGFGDVKLALVLGAVLGWYGWPLLLIGTFAGYLLGALYGIALMLAGRGGPATRIPFGPFLLAGAFAGVILGSYTQ